GCGCCCGCCACCAGCAGCGTCTGCACCCCGCGCTGCGACAGCCAGGCCGCCAGGCTGGTGCCGAAGAACGCCGAGGGCACCGTCTTGCGCACCACCAGCTCGCCGGCCGCGGGCGCAAGCAGCGGCACGATGGCGCTGTTGTGGTCCGCTTCCTTCAGCGTCAGCATGCCCGGCACCTTCAAGGTGAAGATGTTGTGGTCCGCGTCGTCATCGGCGAACACGATGCGGCTGTGCGCCACCGGCCAGCCCTGCTTGCGCGCATACGCCAACAGGCCCACGGTCTGTTCGATGGCCTGGGGGATATTGCCGCCGCCAAACACCGCCGGATCGGCAAAGCCGTTGACCAGGTCCACGATCAGCAGGCCGTAGGGCGCCTTGGGCGCCATCGCCGTGCCGAAGCCCTGGCGCGCGTAGGCCGAGATATCGTCATTCATGTAGGGAACTCCTAGTACGGTGATTGCGTGCTAAGCCTGGGGGCCGGCGCCGTCCAGCACCTTGCCCTGGCGCACCACGTCTTCCCCGTCCAGCCGCACCGTGCAGGCGCGCAGGGGGATGTCGATGTGGCAGGTGGTGGTCCGGTTGCCGCCCGCTTCGTTGTTGGGGCCCAGCGAGAACAGGAAGTTGCCCTCATAGGCCCGCGCGTCCATGCCTATGGTGGCTTCGCGGTCGTACAGGCCCAGCGTGGTCCAGTGCGCGCGCGGCTGCAGGCCCCAGCCTATGTGCGAAATCGCGTAGGCTTCCGGATCCTTGAACGAGGCCACGTACTCGCGCAGCAGTTCCGCATCCACGCCGCCGTCGATGCGCGTGGCGTAGCCGTTCTCTACGGTCAGCTCGATGGCCGAGCGCACGTAGAGCTTCTGCGGCAGCAGGATGTCGCCGACGTCGATCACGATCTTGCCGTTGGCGCCGCCTTCGTTCGGCCAGGTCAGCACGAAGCCGCTGGGCCAATGGTCCCAGCGCCCGGGTTCATCGACGAAGCCGTACTCGCTGATGGCCGGGAACTCGCCCAGCGGGCAGCGCAAGTCCGTACCCGCCTCCGATACCACGCTCATCTCGCGCGCCGCGCCGATGCGCGCGGCCGCCGCCTTGACCCGCGCGCGGTCGGCCTCGGTCGGCACCAGCCGCGCCAGCACTTCCGGCGGCTCCACCGCCAGCAGGATCTTGGTGCCGGTGGCCAGGATCTCGTGCTGTTCCGGGGAGAACAGCAGCGTCATCAGGTCCAGCACCAGGTCGCTTTCCTTCAGGGCCGCAATGGCGGCCTTGTTGCCGGTCAACGGCGTGGTGCCCAGGTAGGCCAGCGAGTCCCGGCTCAGCGCCCGCTCGCCATTGACGGGCGGCAGGTCCAGACGGTTCACGATGGCGCCCATGGCTTGCGTCGCGATCAGCGCCGTCGCCAGGGTTTGCGGATGGGTAGCCGCGCTGGTCAGCACCGTGACGGTCTGCCCCGCTTGCAGCTTGGACAGGGTCAATACCTGCTGCCAGGCCTTCACCATTTCGTAGTCGCTTATAGGCATGATGCCCTCCTTGCTTGACGGTCGCGCGCTTCAGCCGCGCGCCAGCGGCGCGCCCAGGAAATCGCCGAAGGCGGCATAGAAGCCTTCCTCGTTGTCCCACGGAATCATGTGGCCGGCGGCGGGCACGCGGTGATGTTGCGTGCCGGGAGCCAGGCGTTGGATCTCGGCCACGTCGGCGTCCAGCACCACGTCGCCCCGCTCCGCCGTGATCAGCAGGACCGGCACGTCCAGGAGCGGCAGGTCGGCGTGGATGTCATCGCTCTGGAAGGCCTCGAAGCTCTGGATGATGGCGCGCTCGTCGCAGGTGTGCAGCCATTCGGCGCGCAGCTGGCGCTGCTCCTCGGTCCAGGTCGGGCAGAACGCGCGCATGGCCTCGGCGTCCATGCCGTGGCGCGCCTGCGCCATGGAATCGACATACCAGGGCAGTTTGGCGGGATACGGCCGGCGGCCGGGACCGGACACCGGCGGGTCCACCAGGACCAGGCGGCTCAGTCCTGCCGGCTGGCCGCGCCCGGCGCGCACGCCGATGCGTCCGCCCATCGAATGGCCGACCACGCTGTAGCGCGCCAGGCCCAGCGCCTCTGCGAAGGCCAGCACGTCGGCGGCCTGCGCGTCCAGGCTGTAGTCCAGCGTGGCGCCGGCTGCGGACAGGCCGCGGCCGCGCACGTCCAGCACATAGGTGTCGAAAGCCGCGCCGAAGCGCTCGCCGACGAAACCCCAGGTGACCGCCGGGCTGGTGATGCCCGGCACGATGATGACTGGATCGCGCCCAGCGCCGCGTTCGCCGCCGTAGCGCAGGTAATGCTGGCGGATCCCATTGGCATGGACGTTGCCGCCATACAGGAAGTTGCTCATGTCAGTCTCCCGGGCTGGGCTCAGAGTTTGAACAGGCGTCGCGCGTTGCCGTTGCAGATCAGTTCGCGGGTCGCGTCGTCCATCGGCGTCTGCTCGATGAATTCCACGGCCAGCGCGGTCGATTCGTAGGGATAGTCCACCGAGAACATCACGGCCTCGCGGCCCATTTCGGCGATGGCGGCCATCAGCGTGGGAGGCGAACAGACCCCGGACGTGGTGATGAGGATGTTGCTGCCCAGGTATTCGGAAGGCGCGCGCGCCAGCTTGATGCCGTGCGAATAGACCGCGAAGCGGCTGTCGAAGCGCCAGCGCAGGAACGGCAGGCCTTCGCCCATGTGGCCAAGGATCAGCTTGACCGCGGGGAACCGGTCGAACACGCCGCCGAACAGCAGGCGCAACGCATGGGTGGCGGTTTCGACGCCCCAGCCCCAGCACGCGCCCACCAGCTCGGGGTGGCCCGAGTAGGCCTGCGGAATGACGTAGGGATCGGACGGGTGCAGGTAGACGGGCACGTCCAGCTCCTGCACCTTTTCCCAGAACGGGTCGTAGGCGCGGCCGTCGTAGTACACGCCATTGGTGTGGCCGTTGATCAGCGCGCCCTTGAAGCCCAGCTGCTTGACGCAGCGCTCCAGTTCGGCGGCGGCGACCAGCGGATCATGCATGGGCACGGTGGCGAAGGCGCCGTAGCGCGTCGGGTGGCGGGCCACCTGCTCGACCAGGAAGTCGTTGTTTTCCTTGGCGCGGCGCAGCGCGACGGCGGCGTCGGCTTCGGCCTGCACGCCCGGCCCGGTCTGCGACAGGATGACGTAGTCGATGCCGCCGCGGTCCATTTCGCCCAGCCGGACTTCGTCGAAATCCACCAGGCGCGCGGCCAGGTCGGCCAGCACGGCGGGATCGATGTGCTGCGCGAAGCTCTTCGAATAGTCCTTGAATCCGACCGCGGTGTAGTGCTCCTCAAACGCGATCTTGCGTACTTTGCTCATTCCCCTACTCCCAGTTTGATGGCGCGGACCCTGTCCTGCCACGGCGCGTCAGCATTGTTTATCAGTACACTGACTATTACATCGGAACAATCGGAATCGCGCGCAGCCGCTTTTCCATTGGGAAAAGTCCTGCGAGGGCTTCCAAATTTACGTCAGTATACTGACTTTATAGTCAGCGTACTGACAAATTAGGGAAATCCCGGAGCGCAAAAAAAGGCCGCCGCGGCGGCCTGGCCTACAGGCGGTGTTCAGCCGCCTTCGTCCAGGTCGGCAGGCGTGTCGACATCGCGCAACACCCCGGGATCTTCGGTGGGGACCCATTGCAGTCCGGGCTGTTTGAGCAGCCGCCGCGCGCCTTCGTCCCCGCTCAGCGCCGCCAGCTGCGGCAGCAATTCCGCGCGAAAT
The sequence above is drawn from the Achromobacter xylosoxidans genome and encodes:
- a CDS encoding N-carbamoylsarcosine amidohydrolase, whose product is MNDDISAYARQGFGTAMAPKAPYGLLIVDLVNGFADPAVFGGGNIPQAIEQTVGLLAYARKQGWPVAHSRIVFADDDADHNIFTLKVPGMLTLKEADHNSAIVPLLAPAAGELVVRKTVPSAFFGTSLAAWLSQRGVQTLLVAGAVTSGCVRASVVDAMQYGFRPLVVSDCVGDRAIGPHDANLFDMQQKYATVLTRDEAVRATQA
- a CDS encoding alpha/beta fold hydrolase; this encodes MSNFLYGGNVHANGIRQHYLRYGGERGAGRDPVIIVPGITSPAVTWGFVGERFGAAFDTYVLDVRGRGLSAAGATLDYSLDAQAADVLAFAEALGLARYSVVGHSMGGRIGVRAGRGQPAGLSRLVLVDPPVSGPGRRPYPAKLPWYVDSMAQARHGMDAEAMRAFCPTWTEEQRQLRAEWLHTCDERAIIQSFEAFQSDDIHADLPLLDVPVLLITAERGDVVLDADVAEIQRLAPGTQHHRVPAAGHMIPWDNEEGFYAAFGDFLGAPLARG
- a CDS encoding amidohydrolase family protein — encoded protein: MSKVRKIAFEEHYTAVGFKDYSKSFAQHIDPAVLADLAARLVDFDEVRLGEMDRGGIDYVILSQTGPGVQAEADAAVALRRAKENNDFLVEQVARHPTRYGAFATVPMHDPLVAAAELERCVKQLGFKGALINGHTNGVYYDGRAYDPFWEKVQELDVPVYLHPSDPYVIPQAYSGHPELVGACWGWGVETATHALRLLFGGVFDRFPAVKLILGHMGEGLPFLRWRFDSRFAVYSHGIKLARAPSEYLGSNILITTSGVCSPPTLMAAIAEMGREAVMFSVDYPYESTALAVEFIEQTPMDDATRELICNGNARRLFKL